From Dehalococcoidales bacterium:
ATAGCGTCTTCCCCCGACAGGTCAAATTCAATAGTGATGTTACTCAGCATCAGCGGGTGGCACAGCGGTATCAGGTCAGGCGTTTTTTTAGCGGCCATGATACCGGCAACCCTGGATACCGCCAGGACATCCCCTTTTTGCAGCCCGCTGGTCTTTATCAGTTCCAGGGTGGCCGGGTTCATCATTACCCGTCCCCGGGCCACCGCCTCCCGTTCGGTATCGCCTTTAGGGCTGATGTCAACCATTCTCGCTTCACCGCTTGAG
This genomic window contains:
- the moaC gene encoding cyclic pyranopterin monophosphate synthase MoaC codes for the protein MDKLSHLNSSGEARMVDISPKGDTEREAVARGRVMMNPATLELIKTSGLQKGDVLAVSRVAGIMAAKKTPDLIPLCHPLMLSNITIEFDLSGEDAIGITARVKNTGKTGVEMEALVATSVAALTIYDMAKSVDRGMTITDICLESKRGGKSGIYRRETRD